The Cystobacter ferrugineus genome includes the window CTGTTGCGCCGCCTGCTGAAGGTGGATCCCCAGAACGCCGAGGCGCAGGTCCACCTGGCCCGGCTCGATGCCGCGGCGGGCGACGAGAAGGCGCTCGGGGTGCTCAAGGGTCTGGCGGCCAGGAAGGACGCGGATGCCTTCGTGCTGCTCAGCCTCGGACAGACCCTGCTCACCCGCGGGCGGTTCGAGGACGCGGCGCAGGCATTCGAGCGCGCGCTGGGGCTGCAACCCGAGGAGTCCTCGATCCTCCTCGCCCTGGGCATGGCACGGCAGGGGCAGGGCAAAGGGGAGCAGGCGCTGCAGCACTTCCAGAAGGCCACGGAGGTGAACCCGGGTGACTACCAGGCGCCCCTGCTCGCCGCGCGGCTGCTCGTCCATCAGGGCCAGCCCAACCGGGCCCTGGTGTTGATGAAGCAGGCCATGGAGCGGGTTCCGGACAAGGCGGAGCTCTACCCCGAGCTCATCAAGCTCTATCTGCTGCTGGGCGAGACGAAGGGCGCGATGCGCACGGCCGCCGAGTTCCGCACGCACAGCCCGCGCAGCGCCGAGGCGGCCTACCTGCACGGGTTGACGAACATGATGATGGGCCACACGCAGGAGGCCGAGCGGCTGTTGAAAGCCTCGCTGTCGCTGGAGCCCAATGGCATCGACGCGCGCCTGGCGTTGGCCAACATGCTCCGCATGGAGGGCGACCAGGCCGGGGCGATGAAGTGGTTGCAGGAGGCCTGGACGCTCAATCCCCAGGCGCCGGGGCCCGCGTGCGAGCTGGCGGTGCTCTTCATGTCCCAGCCCGGGGGCACGGCCCAGGCCGTCCAGCTCCTGGGGGTGGCGCTCGGGGCCCATCCCGACGAGCCGAGCC containing:
- a CDS encoding tetratricopeptide repeat protein → MTKVSLQAAEGARLEKQAKPEEAIREFERALAHDAQDATALIGLARLRLSRSENDAGRALLRRLLKVDPQNAEAQVHLARLDAAAGDEKALGVLKGLAARKDADAFVLLSLGQTLLTRGRFEDAAQAFERALGLQPEESSILLALGMARQGQGKGEQALQHFQKATEVNPGDYQAPLLAARLLVHQGQPNRALVLMKQAMERVPDKAELYPELIKLYLLLGETKGAMRTAAEFRTHSPRSAEAAYLHGLTNMMMGHTQEAERLLKASLSLEPNGIDARLALANMLRMEGDQAGAMKWLQEAWTLNPQAPGPACELAVLFMSQPGGTAQAVQLLGVALGAHPDEPSLNLNMALALAGSDVPKAREHALRAKARGPKSIREQAERLLSRLS